The Paenibacillus mucilaginosus 3016 genome includes the window CTCGGCCCGAGCGGCTGCGGCAAAACGACCCTGCTGCGCATCCTGGCCGGATTGGAAGCGCCGGACCGCGGCGGTGTATGGCTTCAGGACCGCGAAGTGACCGGACTCCCGCCGGGGGAGCGCGGCATCGGCATGGTGTTCCAGTCGTATGCCCTGTTCCCCAACCTGAGCGCCGCGGAGAATATCGCTTACGGCCTCAAGGGGCGGGTGCCGAAGAAGGATATCGCCGAGCGGGTGCGAGAGGCCCTGGAGCTCATCGGCCTGCCTTCGGCCGCCAGCCGCTATCCGTCCGAGCTCTCCGGCGGCCAGCAGCAGCGGGTGGCCCTGGCCCGGGCGGTGGTCACCCGGCCGCAGCTGCTGCTGCTCGACGAGCCGCTGTCCGCGCTCGACGCGAAGGTGCGGCAGAAGCTGCGGCTGGAGCTGCGCTCCCTGCAGGAGGAGCTCGGCCTCACGACGATCATGGTCACCCATGATCAGGAGGAAGCGCTGACGATGGCCGACCGGATCATCCTCATGAACGAGGCGCGGATCGTCCAGGCGGGCACGCCGCAGGAAGTGTACGAACGCCCGGCTTCGCCGTTCGCGGCCGATTTCATCGGCGCCGTCAATTTCTTCCCCGCGGGCCGGTTCCGGGGGGGCCCTGACCGAGAGGAACTGCTGGCCATCCGGCCGGAGCACATCCGCATCGTGGGTCCCGGCGAGCGGACAGAAACGGCGCCTATCCGGTGCCGGGTACGCCATGTGGAGTTCCGCGGCCCGTTCTACCGGGCGGCCGTCCAGCCTTTGGATGATGCCTATGCTTCCACAGAGGGCCTCATTACAGTGGATATCCCGGCTCCGCAGGCAGACCTCTTGCGCCTCGCCAAGGACAGTCTCCTGAGTGTGCATCTTCCTCAGGAGCGGCTGATCGCATTCGACGGGAGGGCGCCCTTGCCCGGCTCCAACGCTTCTTGATGCATCGCCCGAAGCCTGAATTCACGAAGGAGAGTTACGTTATGCAGACCGTAAGGCCGGCCCGCCGGCTTTCCCTTTTCTCCCGCCGCACCTTCCTGAATCCCACCCGGCTGTGGATGCTGTTCCTGCTCGCGCTGCTCGGCGTAAGCCTGGTGCTTCCGCTGTATGAGCTGTTCCGCCAGGCTTTCCTGGGGCCTCAAGGGGAGTTCGCAGGGCTGACGCACTTTGCCAGGTTCCTGGAGTCTCCGGCCCTGATGCAGTCCATCGGCAACACGCTGCTGGTGGCGGGCTGCACGACGGTGGTCTCCGTAGTGCTGGCTTTCGGCTTCGCTTTTGCCGTGACCCGGACCGACCTGCGGGGCAGGGGCTTCTACCGGGCACTCGTGCTCCTGCCCCTCTTCGCACCGACGATGATGCACGGTATCGGACTGGTCTATCTGCTGGGCAACCAGGGACTGATCACGACCGGCTTGTTCGGCCTGCTTCCGTGGGCGCCCAAGGTAGAGCTGTACGGTCCGCTCGGGATCATCCTGGCGGAGATCGTCTACACCTTCCCTCAGGCGTACCTGATTCTGGCCGCAGCCCTGGGCTCCAGCGACCAGCGATTGTATGAGGCGGCTTCGGTCATGGGGGCGGGACCGCTGCGCCGGTTCTTCACCCTGACGCTGCCCAGCGCTAAGCTCGGGCTGCTCTCCGCCGCTTTCGTCTGCTTCACGATGAGCTTCACCGACTTCGGGGCGCCGAAGATTGTCGGCGGCCAGTATGCCGTGCTTGCTACGGACATCTACAAGCAGGTTATCGGTCAGCAGAATATAGCCATGGGAGCGGTGGTCGGCCTGCTGCTCACCATTCCTTCCGTGCTGGCGTTCATCGTGGACCGTCTTATCGCCCGGAAGCAGCAGGCGTTCGTCAGCGCCAGATCGGTGGCCTACCGGCCTGCTCCGAACCGGCTGCGCAATCTCTTATGCCACCTCTACTGCGCCGGTGTGTGCGGTGCGATTCTGCTTCTCATGGGGGCGGTCGTGCTCGCTTCGCTGGTCAAGGTATGGCCGTACAACCTGAGCTTGTCCCTGCAGCATTACGACTTCTCGCAGGTGGCGGGGGAGGGTCTGGGACCGTATTGGACGAGCCTGAAGATCGCGCTCTGGACCGCCCTTGCCGGAACGGTGGTTACCTACTTCTTCGCTTATCTTCAGGAGAAGACGAGAGGAATGCACCTGCTCCGCAGCGGGGCTTACTTCCTGTCGATTCTGCCGATGGCGCTGCCTGGCATGGTGATCGGCCTTGGGTTCATCTTCTTCTTCAACCGGCCCGAGAACCCGCTTCATGTGATGTATGGAACGGCGGCGATCCTGGTGCTGGCGAATGTCGTTCATTTTTTCTCGGTCCCATTCCTGACGGCACTTGAGGCACTGAAGAAGCTCGACAAAGACTTCGAGCATGTCTCCGAGTCGATGAATGTTCCGTTCTACCGCACCCTGTGGAGGGTGACGCTGCCGATGACGCTGCCGGCCCTGCTGGAGATGGCGCTCTATTATTTCGTCAATGCGATGGTGACGGTATCCGCGGTGGTCTTCCTCTATACGGCGGAGCTCAAGCCCGCATCGGTAGCGGTGGTGAACATGGACGATGCGGGAGACGTCGCCCCGGCGGCAGCCATGTCGGTGCTCATCCTTCTGACGAACGCCGGGGTTCGTCTGCTGTACGAGACGGCCGGGGTCAGGTGGCTCCGCCGGCGGCAGGCTTGGCTGAAGCGGGACAGAGCGTGAGAAGAAGCTTGGAATAGAAGCTTGGAACTGAAAAACTGAAACATGACATACCAATTCGAAAGGCAGGAGTGGGAACGATGGTACAGGCAGTGATTTTGGATTGGGCCGGAACGACGGTCGATTACGGGAGCTTTGCTCCGGTCAAGGCATTCATGGACACGTTCGCTGAAGAGGGGGTCGAAGTGACGGCGGAGGAAGTGCGTAAACCTATGGGGCGGCTCAAAATCGACCATCTGCGTGCGATCTGTGCCCTGGACCGGGTGGCCGCACGATGGCGTGAGGTGCATGGTGCCGAGCCCGGGGAGGCGGACGTGCAGCGGATGTATGCGGCGTTCGAAGAGAGGCTGCTCGGGATTCTCCCGCAGTATGCGGAGCCCGTACCGGGAGCCGTCGCTCTCGCGGAGAGGCTGAGGGAGCGCGGAATCCGCATCGGCTCCACGACAGGCTATACAGCGGAGATGATGGACATTGTGGCGCCGGAGGCGCAAAAACGGGGCTATGCCCCCGACGTGCTCGTTACCCCGTCGGAGGTGGCGGCCGGCCGGCCGGCTCCGTGGATGATCTACCGCAACGCCGAGAAGCTGGGTGTGCAGGAAATGCACGGAATGGTGAAGTGCGGCGACACCTTCAGCGATATTGAAGAAGGCCGCAGGGCCGGGGTGTGGACGGCCGCCGTGCTGCTCGGCAGCAGCGAGCTCGGGCTGACGCAGCCGGAAGTGCTGGCGGAAGATCCTGCAGCGCTCGCCGGGCGGATGGAGAGGCTGGCGGAGGCCTACCGCGAGGCCGGGGCACATTATGTGATCGACACGATCGGAGACCTGGACGCTGTCGTCACGGACATCTCTGCGCGGCTGGCCCGCGGGGAGCGCCCATGATGCGCGCCGGGAACCCGGGGGACGCCGTGCGGCTCCCGGGAGGGGAAGCCGATCTGCCGGAGGCGCCGTACCTGCTGCTGACACCGGGGCCGCTGACGACGACGAAGACGGTCAAGGCGTCGATGCTCCG containing:
- a CDS encoding ABC transporter ATP-binding protein codes for the protein MSSPPYVSVRGVTKSFGSHQALGGVSLDVDRGEFVCLLGPSGCGKTTLLRILAGLEAPDRGGVWLQDREVTGLPPGERGIGMVFQSYALFPNLSAAENIAYGLKGRVPKKDIAERVREALELIGLPSAASRYPSELSGGQQQRVALARAVVTRPQLLLLDEPLSALDAKVRQKLRLELRSLQEELGLTTIMVTHDQEEALTMADRIILMNEARIVQAGTPQEVYERPASPFAADFIGAVNFFPAGRFRGGPDREELLAIRPEHIRIVGPGERTETAPIRCRVRHVEFRGPFYRAAVQPLDDAYASTEGLITVDIPAPQADLLRLAKDSLLSVHLPQERLIAFDGRAPLPGSNAS
- a CDS encoding putative 2-aminoethylphosphonate ABC transporter permease subunit, with the protein product MQTVRPARRLSLFSRRTFLNPTRLWMLFLLALLGVSLVLPLYELFRQAFLGPQGEFAGLTHFARFLESPALMQSIGNTLLVAGCTTVVSVVLAFGFAFAVTRTDLRGRGFYRALVLLPLFAPTMMHGIGLVYLLGNQGLITTGLFGLLPWAPKVELYGPLGIILAEIVYTFPQAYLILAAALGSSDQRLYEAASVMGAGPLRRFFTLTLPSAKLGLLSAAFVCFTMSFTDFGAPKIVGGQYAVLATDIYKQVIGQQNIAMGAVVGLLLTIPSVLAFIVDRLIARKQQAFVSARSVAYRPAPNRLRNLLCHLYCAGVCGAILLLMGAVVLASLVKVWPYNLSLSLQHYDFSQVAGEGLGPYWTSLKIALWTALAGTVVTYFFAYLQEKTRGMHLLRSGAYFLSILPMALPGMVIGLGFIFFFNRPENPLHVMYGTAAILVLANVVHFFSVPFLTALEALKKLDKDFEHVSESMNVPFYRTLWRVTLPMTLPALLEMALYYFVNAMVTVSAVVFLYTAELKPASVAVVNMDDAGDVAPAAAMSVLILLTNAGVRLLYETAGVRWLRRRQAWLKRDRA
- the phnX gene encoding phosphonoacetaldehyde hydrolase, whose product is MVQAVILDWAGTTVDYGSFAPVKAFMDTFAEEGVEVTAEEVRKPMGRLKIDHLRAICALDRVAARWREVHGAEPGEADVQRMYAAFEERLLGILPQYAEPVPGAVALAERLRERGIRIGSTTGYTAEMMDIVAPEAQKRGYAPDVLVTPSEVAAGRPAPWMIYRNAEKLGVQEMHGMVKCGDTFSDIEEGRRAGVWTAAVLLGSSELGLTQPEVLAEDPAALAGRMERLAEAYREAGAHYVIDTIGDLDAVVTDISARLARGERP